A window of Phragmites australis chromosome 2, lpPhrAust1.1, whole genome shotgun sequence genomic DNA:
CCTCTCCGGTGTAGCTTTTGCCTCTGATCTCAGCATTCTGAAAGCTAAAGAACTCTCTTTTCCTGCAAGATGAAAACTGAAATTCAAACCCAAAATGGAAACTCACTTGATTTTCTGAGACGCTATCAACAATTTGGAAACTGATGACAAAAATATAAGCATCCTACTTCGATGTGGACAGCTTGGGGAATGGAAGAATGAGGACTGTGAAGTACAGAGACCAGCATATTGTAGTATTGCCTCTAATTGCATCATCAtagtttatttgaatttgttgtGGTCAGCTTGGAGGCTGGAGAATGCCAACTGCATGAAGCATTGCAGGAGTTAAGAAAAGACAAACTGATATTCATTCGGAACAAGTGAAATGAACTTCAAATCAAAAGTACCAAGGATTAAGGAATGAAATATGATTCTTCAATAATTCCTGAAACATGGAGGATCACAGCAGAGCTTAGGGAGTACTATCACACACGCAGACACACAACCTCACAGCCCTGATCAGGGCACACTTCTAAACATGAACAAGTTTAGATGAGCTTGCATAAGCTCAACGTGAGTATTGAGCTATTAACAAAAGTATTGTACATAATACTTTAGACAGTGCTGACcacaaaaataaataagagCAGAAAATGTCCAAAGGGCAACAGAGTTTGATATGCCATGCCTGATGTCTTGTAGAACAGAAAATGTACCGGTTGGCATTGCTcctgttagccttgtatattacAGGCAGATAACATATTCACATTAAACTACATGATGAGGGTTTAAACTTGGATGGAACTGTGACCAGGTGACTTCTCTATACCCCTGCTTCCCATCAGCCGTCTTACTTGCTGTACATCATCCCACTGACCAACTTCAGCATGTAAGTTTGAAATCAGCACATGTGCTCTCACATCATTAGGAGCTAAGTTAATCACATGCTGTCCAATTCTCCTCCCTAAATCCATGTTGTGATGAAATCGACAAGCAGAAAGAAGTGATCCCCAACTTACAGGATTGGGCTCTACTGGCATCTTCTTGATGAAGTCAAATGCTTCATCTAGAACGCCAGATCTACCTAGGAGGTCTACTATGCAACAATAGCGCTCAACATCAGGGGAAATACCAAAGCTCGACACTGAGTAGAAGTATTGGAGCCCAACATTAACCATTCCTACATGTGCACAGGCAGTGACGGATCCAGACAAACAAAGAAGGTAGGGCGAactttaagaaaaaatttaaaaaaatacctTAATTAAGGTAATTAGTAGGCGAGACGAAAAGATCCCCAACATAAATCGATAAAACCATATGAACCTGCAAAATGAAAAAGAACCGaagataaacatatatgcaATTATGCAATTATACCAAATGTAACCAAATACAATAGAAGTAATTAAGTATAGAAACTTACGGAAACACAACCACTAATTATGTCTAGAACTAGAAGGTTTAGGCAAATTCATCTTCCTTGTTTTCATGTCTTGAAACCGGTTCTTAATGGCATTAGAATCTAGTCTTCTGAATAAATCCCGCTCAATATAACACAACATCAAGTCATTGAGCCAATCATCGCATATCCTGTTGCGCAAATCAGTCTTGATGATGTTCATAGCCGAAAAGACTCTTTCAACAGATGCTGTTGCAACTGGTAGTACCAGTGCTAACTCAATAAGGTGGTACACCAATGGAAACACAATATGTCTTTGAGTTTCTACCATTTTCATtgctagacttgcaagatcatgACAACTAATAAAATCTTCAACTCTtcgaacatgaagaatgaatgtttcaaGTTGATCTTTTATAACTGCACGATCGCTGATGGagaaatctatgtcatatatctCCGTAAGTCTAGCAATCTTGTGCACATCAAACTTTGAGAAACTATCTCttggatcaagacaagaaaaaCATATAAGCAACTCTGAAGATAGCTCACTGAAACGATGAGTCATCTCTGTGTTTATAGCATCAAGAGCTACATAAAAGGTGTCAACACGATAATAATGGTCTTGAGTGACACTGATCTTACTTCGCCTTGATTGGCCCCATCTTGGTACTATTTCATCCATatttggaattggtatctcattttgtttacaaaatattttgactTCCGCAAATAATGGCTCCCAACCATGATTCCTCAAGTTAAGCAAACGTGCTTTCACATCAATCAGTAATGACATGGCCTCAACAATATTTTGATCCTTTCTTTGCAAGAGTAGAGATAACTCACTTGTAATATGAAAAATTTTCAACATCATCTTCATAATGAACACAAAGTTGAAGCTCTCCATTATTCTCATCAAACCACCCGCTGATGTTGGATTTCGGGCATCTTCCTGCACAAGCCCTAGCACCTCTATCACTGCAACCCACATGGATTCAATACGGATTAAAGTTTTGTAATGAGAACCCCATCTAGTATCCCCGGGTCTGGCCAagttagtttcttgatgtttccctcttccagaaaaaatatcacCGCTATCTAACTTGGCCAATAAGTTCTCACGGTGCTTGCTAGATAATAAATCCTTCCTCTTGCAAGATGCACTAGTTGTGGTCACAATCATATTAACATATTCAAAGAACTCATGAATAGATGTGCAACTACCTACGACAGAAACGACTACCAATTGCAATTGATGTGCAAAACAATGGACATAGAAAGCATATGGGTTCTCATCTCTGATGAGTTTCTGAAGACCATTGAATTCACCTCTCATATTCGAAGCTCCATCATACCCCTGCCCTCGAACTCTTGCAATGTCCAAACCGTGTGTAGAAAGTAACTCAAATAAAGCTCCTTTCAATGCATCTGATGTTGTCTCTGTGACATGCGTAAGACCCAAAAATCTTTCCATAACCTTTCCTTCCTTATTCACGAACCTGTGCAACATCACAAACAATTATTACAACATCAGTATATCACACGCACAACAATATCACAATTTAACAAGTAAATAAGATCACTAACCTCACAATCACGGCCatctgctccttgattgatatATCACGAGATTCATCAATAAGAATAGAGAAATAACCATCACCGATCTCTTTCTTTATTTCCTTAGTTATCTCCTGTGCACAACTCTTTGCAAGATCCTTTTGAACTGATGGTGCAAGCATACGAACATTTTTAGGACATAACTCCTCAAATGCAATCCTCACTTcctcatttctttttttgtaccaatcaatcatctctagaaaattgcccttgttcgatgaagaagaagattcatCGTGTCCACGAAATGCATGACCTTGCATTAGGAGATAGCTTGCACAATCTATAGATGCAGTCAAACGGATTTCATATTTGACTTCTGATTCCTTACTATGAGTCATCACCTTATATGACACACTAGTCTTTTAATTTTTGAAATCTTCGCATGCTGTTCTAGCTTTATTGTGGGCACTATTAGGTCCACCAACATGTTCAGGTaatgatttatatgcattcttccaATTTCTAAATCCTACTTTTGAAAATACATCATACCCAAAATGAGACTCTGAGGGATCATATCTAAAAAGATAGCAATAGAAACAATAAGCTGCATCCTTCTCCATACTATATTCTAGCCAATCATATTTAGTAAACCATGCTGCACAAAAAGTCCTTAAATCTTTACCAAACCTTTTTTTGGGGAAAGTATGTCCAATTGGTTGAGTCAGACCCTTCAACACATAAGCTCTTCTAACTTCATCTCTAATATCATGATCAAATTCATCTATTGGAATACGAAGTCCCGGATCGGCAATAATAAACTCTTGCCTAAATTCTTTAATACCTTTGTATTCTATCCGAGAAGTTGCAGGAGCAGGAGTGACAACTACTGTATCATTTTCTGCATCACAATCTTCACTAACTCTACTCTCCCTTGTACTTTGGGTATTCAAAGatgttggtttgaaaaatctctTCATTATTTATATCTTGATATTCTGTGAAAGAAATGCTAATGTTATaagagaaaaatacaaaatagaaTTCACCTTTATAGCTTAATTAATCTAAACGGCTCAATATAAAAATCTCAATAACTCAATTCATCAATTTACCTCACAGGCTCACACAGTCACACTGATTCAGTGATTCTGCCTGTCTGCCATGTGCCATCCGCGGACCGCCCCTGCAGCTGCAGCACAGCACAGCAGAGCACACAGGCCGAAGCACAGCACTCTGCACGCACAGCACAGCACACACTCCGCAGCAGTGCCCCTGCTCCGCAGTCCACCGTGCGCGTGCTCGCCCGGCGCCCGTCGCGCTCACGCCCGCCGCGCGCCCGCACTCACAGCCGCCTGCCCGCCGCGCTCCCGGCTGCCGACGCCGCGCCCGCCCGTGCTGCGGGCTGCGGGCTGCCGAcgccgcgcccgcccgcgcTCCCGGTTGCGGGCTACCGACGCCGCCACGCGCCCACGCCCGTGCTCACGGCCGTCGCGACCACCTCCCGCGCCGCCCGTGTCGACGCCGCCACGCCCGTGCTCCCGGCCGTCGCGCCGCGCTCCCGCCTGCTCGCCCGCCGCGCTGGCCGCTACGCGACCACCTGCCGCGCAGCCCGCGCTCCCGACCGCCGCGCCGCGCTCCGGCCGCGCTCCTGGCCGCGCTCCCGGCTGCAGGCTGCCGACGCCGCCACGCCCGCGCTCCCGGCCGTCGCGCCGCGCTCCCGGCTGCCACGCCCGGCCGCCCGCCCGCTCGCCCGCCGCGCTAGCCGCTGCGCGACCACCTGCCGCGCCGCCCGCGCTCCCGGCCGCCACGCCCGCCCGCTCGCCCGCCGCGCTCCCGGCCGCCGCAACACGCACACGCGGGCACGCCACAGCAGTGAGAATGTGAGATTAGGGTTCCATTCATTTGCATTTGTGGGCTACGAATTGTGTTGATCTGGGCCACTCAACCAATGGGCCTCAGTGTCTCATGGGCCAGGAGCTCGGGCGGCCGCCCAGGCTCGCCCTGgcggtggatccgcccctgtgCACAGGCACCAAGGATTGCCTTAAAAGTAATGCCATCAGGTTTTGGATCTCTTCAACATTTAGTTGAAGAATTCCATTGCTTCTTTCCCATGACCATTGCTTGCAAGACCTCCGATCATAGAATTCCATGTGAGGGTTTGCTTATGCTGCATTTTACTAAATATTTCAGCAGCCATGTCGATGCAGCCACATTTTGCATACATATCGACCAGGGCACTTTCTAGGCACACATCTTTTCTTATATTCTTCTCTTCTATATAAGAATGTATCTCTCTTCCTTTGTCAAGTGCTCCAAGCTGTGAACAAGCAGAAAGTAGACTAACCAGTGTCATTTCATTTGCCGCAACTTGTGCAATCTTCATCTCTTCGAAAAAGTCAAAGGCCGCTGTAAATTGACGCCCCTGTACATAACCACATACCATAGTTGTCCACGAAACAACATCCCTTTGTTTCATAGTCCGAAAAACAACTTCAGCTGCTGCCATATCGCCACATTTGGCATACATGTTAATCAAAGAATTCGTAAGGATGGTGTCACAATGGCTCCCGCGACTTTTTATGTAATTGTGGAGATCCCTCCCGTGCTGGAGATCACCAAGCTGAGCACATGCAGATAAGACACAAGTGTCACTATATCTGTAAGAACGAGATTGATGATTAAAACGGTGAATAGATGTCTCAACAAACAAAATCGATAACCTTCTTCTATCTGGATCACCTAACGCATcttaaaactcaagcggaagcaaaaatagagagaagttttaacttgtgcttaatcaccttggataatcactttaagaactttggtggcttggatgttttctcaggtgtacatgaacttctctggactctagtaACACACCActacttcaaatgactgagtgaagtggtatttatagtctcaaactcgcgcactagctgttaacctaacggctctgaaaagctgttaacaccggatgatccggtgagaacagtagtattaacaccggattatccggtgaatacactctcaaaaactagccgttagaacttcactcaagcctctgtgaacaccggacataccggtgtatacttcatcttcatcaccggactatccggtgagttatcctgagccatccgagcctttccttcttctctatgtaaattgttCTGATGTATCTATCCGacgcacatcacttcatcaccggactatccggtgagttgatttCAGTCAACTGAGCCAATGcaacctctctgaaaataatgctccggtgttataCAGGCTTCATCACGAGACCATCTGATGCCTTAAACTTCGTTCTGCTTCTTTGCATTGTTCAATGCCTGGTGTATTGTCCGgtattcattccattcacactggaccatctgatgggttgaaccttcgtTCTTCAGCGactgcatccttctctggtaataatgctccaatgcattcatccttctcaacaccggaccatccggtgcgttgagccttctcttcttttctctggaaatgctccggtgcaactcccactgatcacccgactatccggtgaggcttaaccttctctgaaagaattgctccggtgagcactctgctcaaacactgGACTTTTCAGTGAGGTCTTCAAGCCTCTCTTCCATTTAacaaatatactccggtgagttcaaacacccagagaatcaaaccatccggtgagtcaAATCTTCCTAGGtattctccaattcagtccaactttgtcctagCTATGGCGGcttattcatgtattgcatccatgagacctactaacatatattcttgacaaacatgttagtctcattgactatattgttattaatcatcaaaatcacaatcatggtctaataaggctattttcgctataaaAGCTCCcatctaatacataggctaaatatttctctttctcttctctaaaatccTATCACAAGGCTCTTATATGGATAGCACAAGGGGTTTAAAATGACTGGTTCATCTCTTTCcatagccatacccctctatttataagcctagaaaatttgacccctagatttcttagtttttttaaaaaatactcctatcttgtagtacactcctacctaccattgaGGGAactttggtctattttcttctcgattcatcgaacggtcgtgatacctttatgacttagcttcgtctcgacgcaagcttcacgatggtgccacgtactcctctagtcctctcataattttgagaccaaaccgcgaaaccctagcacgtttctcaaagcgtgacccccacttgcttacaccttaaacaaGCGCTCCAATTTTGACGTGTGTACTCTATCtgtgatcctgaccgccggtaagtctctcccgctcccgatcccttgggccaccttgtcacttgcactggcatctcATTCGCTTAACTTTGTTAACATGCCATCTACATccgccttccatgctttgcttgacctccacgtgttcagctaggatcacccttaacttcgcccagcctccttgattgtccggcACCGAGCACTccacttggccctgatcatccagCTGtcaaccaccaagttgcattcatcacatggacaccatgagacaagcaaaaaACATATCTCTAattccaattccagttagtccataatcaatacgctcaaataaaatcccaaatcaattcaaatcacatcaaagctcgtACAAATCGAAGATCATCgaaccaaataaatactaatatcaatcactcatcacaagtaaaccaaggcacatttcaacttggtttctcaatccccccttgatgagtgcattgacaacccttaaaggacaaatattttggtttgaagtaattaaaacaagataagctcatccaagtgactaaaaatttgagaaacagCAAAATATATCACTTGGCATAATAAAGGTTGCAAAAACACAAAGAGAGACAAAGatgagccaaaaacctcaaaagagcaagaaacaCTCAAAAACCTAAAAACAcgtgctcctccttgatgattgcatattttctatttttcccctttcatttctagataaatgcaattttctccccctttgttaaatatttgtgcataatatctttaggcatattttctccccctttgacaatgCAAACGTAAAGGATACAAGACAATAccaaagatgtgcaaatgaaatacaTGTTGGccaacgggtaggctacgctaggctaaaacaaaaaaaattctaccgtattcacccaggaaaccatgctagtacgAGATCATAGATGGTTACCGCTCGACGCGCAATGCAGTGGAGGAATAGTTGGAGTAgtccgatccaacgtcgtgcgtgtcaaactcctcgagctacttctcgatcagatccgcaaCCAGCCTCGCACAAGTGGTCACGCTCACCGACCAACTATGActagatggtcgtgctcctcgaccgaCTCCCAATCAGGTCTATTGCATCCTCGACtagttttgagtggtcgtgtcaTGCTGTTCGATCAGATTCGAGTGGTCGCATTGTGCTTTGTGATCAGACGAGCAGGTACATCGACCAGTTTGTCACAACCGACGACCAGTCCCAAACACGTTGCGATCAACTCGCCAAGAAAatcagcgccgcaatagcaCCAGCGCCTCTatagtatccacacgtactgggaaAAACAccgagcaccgatgtgctagcaccgcatgtgcggctagggttttgagagatcGTGTACAAGGCTAgcctagggtttcagagtggcttaACCTCCgcacgccctacccacacctctccttatataaagctcaccaatgggctctaacgttggaagccctttaggactctaacttctcatgaatcacaatccaatcaaaaactatatacgaatccaattcacatgttttgttccaacccattaagtgtgtgacccgttaggttcatgtacaaacggctacgactcggaaaccctttccaaaccgaaatcaatagcagtctctagtaggacatgttgactcccgagtatatacaaaagatcatatcggttgaaccttgatatacatatgcactgatcccttctcacgataccagtcaagatcaaggcgagatacgtacCACACTTGtaatagctcgaccattcactcgatcaagtagtggattcatcatgactacctcgaggggcccagagatatttctcctgttatcaaggaggggcaaattccatcttgatcactcacaccccacgacatgtttcatgacaagcctgaaaactacctttatgactacccagttacggaatagcgtttgacagcctcaaagtatgccactacacattctaggaatcaatgatgatcttagGTTTAatgatcctgcaggtacaccatttgagataacaactgatggcacatcataaataataatcccagcatatctcaaggtggatctatccaacatcatattctttgatataaatatccacattattgacttgatatctctatatctatgatctatgacacatgatcatcaatcaatacatgtgctggtcttatgtatcatcgcaatgatatgcgatcagggatcgactaagaataacatcatgatataaataaagagtttcatgaacaagtcacatacttgccaatcaaaatAAACGATGGTCATTCTttgaataacatattattcaaaagtacattaatatAGACATGAGatacaatcatctttatgattgcctctagggcatatcaccttcaatctcccacttgcagtagagtcaatcatgtaagtatctaatacccatagctctcataTGCGCCTCATGCGTTGGCCGCGGGAGTGGCATTGTCAACGGATCAGAAATATTtaaatccgtgtgcaccttgcatatcttcatgtCACCttgatctaaaatctctcgaataaggtgatagcgccgcagtaTATGCTTAGACTTCTGatgcgacctaggttctttggcttgtGAAATGGCTGCACTactatcacaatagagatccattggactagaaggactaggcaccacacctaactcagaaacaaactttatGATTCAAAcagcctcctttgcagctttAGAAGCTGCAATATTCTCGGCCTCTGTCATGGAATCGGCCACCGTTTCTtacttggaactcttccaactcattgctcctccattgaggcaaaataTAAAATCAGATTGCGATCTCGAATCGTCCCTGTCGGCTTGGAAGCTAGCATTGATGTAACCATTTAtatcgagctcctcctcacctccatagactagaaacatatccatagttcttctcaagtacttgaggatattctttactgttacccaGTGAGCTTCATCCGGGTTTGATTAGTATCTACTCGTAATACTTAGATTATATGAGACATCTAggcgtgtacaaagcatggcatacatgatggacacGATAGCGGAAGCATACAGATCACACTCATCTTCTCaagctcatcagtggtcgaaggacagtgactcttgctgagagtgatgccatgtgacattagcaagaaacctatagatctttatgcccaatatgtatgcttcCTCTCGAGCTATccctatagatctttatgcccaatatgtatgctgccccttctagatctttcattgaaaacttttttgcaatgaagatttgacaacaTCAAGCATCAGAATATCATTCCTGATcaataatatgttatctacatataagaccagaaacacaagtgcacaaccactagcctttttgtaaatacaaggctcttcttcattcataatgaaaccaaaccctttgaccactttaTCAAAACAAatattccaactccgagaagcttgcttcagcctATAGAtagacttttgcagcttgcatatcttcctagcattttttggatcgaTAAAACCTTCAGGTCGTGTCATgcacacatcctcacttaggtttccattaaggaaagccgttttgacatccatctggcatatctcatagtcataatatgcggcgATTGCTAGGATGATCTGGATAGATTTTAGCATTGCAACGAGCGAAAATATtccatcataatcaacaccttgaatctgtCTGAAATCTTTTGCCACCAAttgtgccttatagatgtgaatatttccatcaacgtctatatttttcttaaaaactcaTTTGCGCTCAACTGCtttgacaccatcaggtggatcaaccaagttccaaacttgattatcgtgaatggattctatctcggatctcatgtCTCCAAGCCATCTCTGAGTACGGTCCCACCACCGCTTTtgagtaggtcttaggttcattattgtccaacaataatttATCGCattgctccgtggttaggaacataaacctctcaggtgcatGACTAATCCTTTCCGGTCATCGTGGGGCTGGCGTCTCCACGACATATTCTATAACATTCAATTGTGGTCCAGTAGGAGCTGAAGCACTTTCTAATGGTTTCCTAATCTCTTCGAGTAGCACCGTGCTCCCATTGATATTCCTTGAGAggaactctttctccagaaaaatacCATTCCGGGCAACAAACATTTTACCTTCTTTctggttataaaagtaatatcatttggtttccctaggataccccacaaataAGTATTTATCTGATTTGTGAGTGAGCTTATCTAacgtcaaacattttacataggtctcacaacccaaaatcttaaggaaagacaacccggGACGCTTCcaggtccatatctcatatggtgtcttctctacagctttagatgaaACACTATTTAAAGCGAACACGGTAGTTTCTAGAGCATATCCCCCGAAgaataatggaagatcagattggctcatcatgcaccagaccatgtccaacaaagtctgGTTCCTCCGTTtggacactccattccattgaggcgtcccggtggagtcaactgtggaacaattccacatttcTTTAGATGATCAGTTGTGCTTCATTCTAAAACtcattgaacttttcaaaggactcagacttgtgcctcattaggtagatgtaaccatatctactaaagtcatcgataaaagtaatgaagtagtGAAAACTAActctagcgatagagctcattgATCCACATACATCAATATGTACAAGGGCTAACAACTCACTTGACCTCTCTCCTTGATGGGTAAAAGacgccttagtcatcttgccaagtaaacaaaattcgcatgtattaaatgattcaaaatcaaatgaatcaagaagaccatctttatggagcctctgcatgtgtttctcatttatatgacctaagcgacaatgccaaataaaagtgggattcaaatcattaagccggggcttcttcgtattaatgttatagacagggacatcctcaagatctagagtagataatccattcaccaatggacaattaccatagagtatactattcaaataaatcgaacaacacttgttctttattatgaaatcatatccatcttcttccaaacatgaagaagagataatgtttttgcccaaggtagaaatgtaataataattatttaattctaaaactaatcctaagggtagcgataaggaataaacatcgacggccaacgcagcaactttttcACCATTGCCGACACaagcatccatctcgcctcttgcacactttcTAGTctttttcagtccctgcaataatttgcaagtatgaatcatcgatccagtatcaaatacccatgaatcattaggacgagtagcaagattaatttgaataacatttatacctgaagtgcaagtcttacttcccttcatCTTCTtaagttcttccaagtatagcttgcagttcctcctCCAATAGCTAGGCTTATGACAGTtgtggcaagcatcagaagtagtcttaagcatcc
This region includes:
- the LOC133910008 gene encoding uncharacterized protein LOC133910008; the protein is MIDWYKKRNEEVRIAFEELCPKNVRMLAPSVQKDLAKSCAQEITKEIKKEIGDGYFSILIDESRDISIKEQMAVIVRFVNKEGKVMERFLGLTHVTETTSDALKGALFELLSTHGLDIARVRGQGYDGASNMRGRCPKSNISGWFDENNGELQLCVHYEDDVENFSYYK